A genomic region of Saccopteryx bilineata isolate mSacBil1 chromosome 1, mSacBil1_pri_phased_curated, whole genome shotgun sequence contains the following coding sequences:
- the LOC136320651 gene encoding calmodulin-alpha-like: protein MANQLTKEQIAEFKEAFSLFDKDGDGATTTKELEIVMRSLGQNLTEAELQDMINEVDADGNGTIDILEFLTMARKMKDTDSEEEIREAFCEFDKDGNGYISAAAFCHAMTDLREKLTGEKGSRY, encoded by the coding sequence ATGGCCAACCAACTGACTAAAGAGCAGATCGCAGAATTCAAAGAAGCTTTTTCACTATTTGACAAGGATGGTGATGGAGCTACAACAACAAAGGAATTGGAAATTGTAATGAGATCTCTTGGACAGAATCTCACAGAAGCAGAATTACAGGACATGATTAATGAAGTGGACGCTGATGGTAATGGCACAATTGACATCCTGGAATTTCTGACGATGGCAAGGAAAATGAAAGATACAGACAGTgaagaagaaatcagagaagCATTCTGTGAGTTTGACAAGGATGGCAATGGCTATATTAGTGCAGCAGCGTTTTGCCATGCAATGACAGACCTCAGAGAGAAGTTAACAGGTGAAAAGGGAAGCAGATATTGA
- the HPX gene encoding hemopexin — MARAPGAPVALGLLGLCWSLTIAHPVTSPGGSGNGAEGGNRIKVNPDMLELCSDDVGFDATTLGDNGSMLFFKGEYMWQARPWTRISVSERWKNFTGSVDAAFRLGHDSVFLIKGDKVWAYPPEKEDKGYPKLLQDEFPGIPSPLDAAVECHRGECKDEGILFFQGNRTWFWDLATKNKKERDWPAVSNCSSAMRWIGRYYCFQGNQFLRFDPVSGEVLPRYPLDVRDYFIPCPGRGHGPGNRTGQEDKRCSSDLFLSALLSDKHGATYAFSGSHYWRLDTSKDGWHSWPIAHQWPNGPSTVDAAFSWEDKIYLVQGNQVYIFLAKGGYTLVDGYPKQLKKELGSPAGINLEAVDATFICPGSSRLHVMAGRQLWSLDLKLGAQATWTELSWPHDKVDGALCTEKSLGPNSCSANGSGLYLIHGQNLYCYSDVEKLSAANTLPQPQRVNSLLGCSH, encoded by the exons gCCTGGAGGCTCTGGGAATGGAGCTGAAGGTGGGAATAGGATCAAGGTGAACCCAGACATGCTTG AACTCTGCTCAGATGATGTGGGCTTTGATGCTACTACTCTGGGTGACAATGGGAGCATGCTCTTTTTTAAAG GTGAGTACATGTGGCAGGCTCGCCCGTGGACCCGGATCTCAGTCTCAGAGAGGTGGAAGAATTTCACCGGCTCCGTGGATGCTGCCTTTCGTCTCGGTCATGACAGTGTCTTCCTGATCAAG GGAGACAAAGTCTGGGCGTACCCCCCTGAGAAGGAAGACAAAGGATATCCAAAGTTGCTCCAAGATGAGTTTCCTGGAATCCCATCCCCACTGGATGCAGCTGTGGAATGTCACCGTGGAGAATGCAAAGATGAGGGCATCCTCTTCTTCCAAG GTAACCGCACGTGGTTCTGGGACTTggctacaaaaaacaaaaaggagcgTGACTGGCCGGCCGTTAGCAACTGCTCATCCGCCATGCGATGGATCGGCCGCTACTACTGCTTCCAGGGCAACCAATTCCTGCGCTTCGACCCTGTCTCGGGAGAGGTGCTTCCTCGGTACCCTCTGGATGTCCGAGACTACTTCATTCCCTGCCCTGGCAGAG gccatggacccgGGAACAGGACTGGCCAGGAGGATAAACGCTGTAGCTCAGATCTATTCTTGTCTGCACTGCTGTCGGACAAGCATGGTGCCACCTATGCCTTCAGTG GATCCCACTACTGGCGTTTGGACACCAGCAAGGATGGATGGCATAGCTGGCCTATTGCCCATCAGTGGCCCAATGGTCCTTCAACAGTGGATGCTGCCTTTTCCTGGGAAGATAAAATCTATCTGGTCCAG GGCAATCAGGTATATATCTTCCTGGCAAAGGGAGGCTATACCCTAGTAGATGGTTATCCAAAACAGCTGAAGAAGGAATTAGGGAGCCCTGCTGGGATCAACCTTGAGGCTGTGGATGCAACCTTTATCTGTCCTGGATCTTCTCGACTCCATGTCATGGCAG GACGGCAGCTGTGGTCGCTGGACCTGAAGTTAGGAGCTCAAGCCACGTGGACGGAGCTTTCTTGGCCTCATGACAAGGTTGATGGGGCCTTGTGCACAGAAAAGTCTCTTGGCCCCAATTCATGTTCTGCCAATGGCTCTGGCTTATACCTCATCCATGGCCAAAATTTGTACTGCTACAGTGATGTGGAGAAACTGAGTGCAGCCAATACCCTTCCACAGCCCCAGAGAGTGAACAGCCTCCTGGGCTGCAGTCACTGA